In Fodinibius salicampi, a single genomic region encodes these proteins:
- a CDS encoding T9SS type A sorting domain-containing protein yields MRQHIYQLFIISLIAFLNPIVLQAQHAQIERDYQKGQLSLDKKVLYQFYAIRQPDQLPKNYEKESSEPIKCGTPAHMDLHKNRSQLSAGTIARIESMTSQPSQHSTKTYTSASGRFQINYTTTGENAVPSEDANNNGTPDYVEWTAQAADSSYRHEVQTLGYSDPIPDTNNPYQIYFENIGFYGYTEISNGSTYIVLHNNFNGFPENDDPHSNQRGSVRVTVAHELKHAIQYAATQWNGETDKWSEMDATLMEEVVYDEVNDYYHYLRDSESIFSNPESSFYPGSYYHVSWALFFEEKYGPQFWPSVWQIIRNNPQITMVDALSQQLGGKEAFRKAYIESQLWHYASGSNALNGFGFEERNHYPDPPAMSGNQYLSEDINIPKAGTSHKLNNFSGTYYAIIDRPSNGGGNVAIEAKLIDQNTGIGLLGHFTDGSSDSKTVTSSSKERAIINTDWSWDNIASVSLILTNSDTNSSSDATIVQVGSSNFDQLTLHQNYPNPFQRSTNIRFTLAEPSQIKLEIYDSIGRRVRTIYDDQELDAGLYVENFETGSLASGVYIYRLTTDQQVTTKKMTLIK; encoded by the coding sequence ATGCGTCAACATATTTACCAGCTATTCATCATTAGTCTGATAGCGTTTCTGAATCCAATTGTACTTCAGGCACAACACGCACAGATTGAAAGAGATTATCAAAAAGGGCAGCTTTCCCTTGATAAAAAAGTCTTATACCAATTTTATGCAATCCGACAACCGGATCAGCTGCCTAAAAATTATGAGAAGGAGAGCTCAGAACCGATTAAGTGTGGAACTCCCGCCCACATGGACCTCCATAAAAACCGCTCACAACTGTCGGCTGGCACCATCGCCCGGATTGAATCAATGACCAGCCAGCCAAGTCAACACAGCACAAAAACCTACACTTCGGCATCGGGACGTTTCCAAATAAACTACACCACCACCGGCGAAAATGCCGTACCAAGTGAGGATGCAAATAATAACGGCACGCCCGACTATGTGGAGTGGACGGCCCAGGCCGCTGATTCCTCCTATCGTCACGAGGTCCAAACCCTTGGCTATTCGGACCCCATCCCTGACACGAACAACCCCTATCAAATTTATTTTGAAAATATCGGGTTTTACGGATATACCGAGATAAGCAATGGGAGCACCTATATTGTTTTGCACAACAATTTCAATGGATTTCCTGAAAATGACGATCCCCACAGCAATCAGCGGGGATCTGTTCGGGTAACTGTGGCCCATGAACTCAAACACGCTATCCAATATGCCGCTACCCAGTGGAACGGAGAGACCGACAAATGGTCCGAGATGGATGCTACGCTGATGGAGGAGGTCGTCTATGACGAAGTAAATGATTACTACCACTATTTACGTGATTCAGAGTCCATTTTCAGTAATCCGGAAAGTTCTTTTTATCCCGGATCCTATTATCACGTCAGCTGGGCGCTCTTTTTTGAGGAGAAATACGGTCCCCAGTTCTGGCCATCGGTATGGCAGATTATTCGAAATAACCCGCAGATTACCATGGTAGATGCCCTTAGTCAACAATTAGGAGGAAAAGAAGCCTTTCGAAAGGCTTATATCGAATCCCAGCTTTGGCATTATGCGTCCGGCAGCAACGCTCTCAACGGCTTTGGATTTGAGGAACGGAATCATTATCCCGATCCGCCCGCAATGTCAGGGAATCAATATTTGTCTGAAGATATCAACATTCCCAAGGCAGGAACATCTCATAAACTCAACAACTTTAGCGGTACCTATTATGCTATTATAGACCGACCATCAAATGGCGGCGGTAATGTAGCTATTGAAGCTAAATTAATCGACCAAAATACAGGCATTGGCCTCTTGGGGCATTTCACAGACGGATCGTCGGATTCCAAAACTGTGACTTCATCTAGCAAGGAAAGGGCTATTATTAATACCGATTGGTCATGGGATAATATCGCATCCGTTTCCCTTATTTTGACGAATTCCGATACCAATAGTTCTTCTGATGCTACGATTGTACAGGTAGGCAGCAGCAATTTCGATCAACTAACCCTTCACCAAAATTATCCGAATCCTTTCCAACGGTCTACAAACATTCGTTTCACACTTGCAGAACCCTCCCAGATAAAACTGGAAATCTATGACAGTATAGGACGCAGAGTACGCACTATCTATGATGACCAAGAGCTCGACGCCGGACTTTATGTAGAAAATTTTGAAACCGGCAGTCTTGC